A region from the Solibacillus sp. FSL H8-0523 genome encodes:
- a CDS encoding globin-coupled sensor protein: protein MFFSKKKASATKGEEVDLQHVGIFIKDPGRLVQMQIIGLNLEDLQLIRTLKPHVEVRILEVVQAFYSTIETVPQFRDTISKNSSSERLRQTLRHHIIEMLEGRIDEKYLENRRKVSLMHVRIGLSTKWYLAAFQKLEASLRNVVYSLNYHSEQKQKMIDAIGRICNFEQQLVLEEYELVSAAIQQQQQQEVKEEVKSIVGDISRDLEHQSRETNNTVFTMIDHTKKVDHYVHNSIEAATGTKRASQEGYEQMLHITKQSNEINDKTIEMSHKVEALNTSSNEIYAVIEIVKGIAGQTNLLALNSAIEAARAGEHGKGFAVVADEVRKLADQTKTSVEQIAGLISDSGNVTNEVIEAIHHIQLLVQNGISQNEQSLVAFEKISSAVDSTIEDFSHVGKQVRELNGVVETIGESTKSLEHAATKLEETIQTL from the coding sequence GTGTTTTTTTCTAAAAAGAAAGCTTCTGCAACAAAGGGTGAAGAAGTAGATTTGCAGCATGTTGGGATTTTTATTAAAGATCCAGGTCGTTTAGTACAGATGCAAATTATTGGTTTAAACCTGGAAGACCTACAATTAATACGTACATTAAAGCCACATGTAGAAGTACGTATTTTGGAGGTGGTCCAGGCTTTTTATTCAACCATCGAGACGGTTCCACAATTTCGTGACACAATCAGCAAGAACAGCTCGTCCGAACGTTTACGTCAAACATTGCGTCATCATATTATCGAGATGCTAGAAGGGCGGATCGACGAAAAATATTTAGAAAATAGACGGAAAGTATCGTTAATGCATGTGCGTATTGGACTTTCAACAAAGTGGTATTTAGCGGCCTTTCAAAAGCTAGAGGCGAGTTTGCGTAACGTTGTTTATTCTCTTAATTACCATTCTGAACAAAAGCAAAAAATGATTGATGCCATTGGACGCATCTGTAATTTTGAACAACAGCTCGTATTAGAGGAATATGAGCTTGTTTCAGCAGCCATTCAACAGCAGCAACAACAAGAAGTGAAGGAAGAAGTTAAGTCGATTGTTGGCGACATTTCACGTGATTTGGAGCATCAATCGCGCGAGACCAATAATACGGTTTTCACGATGATTGACCATACAAAAAAGGTGGATCATTATGTACATAATAGTATCGAGGCTGCGACAGGTACGAAACGGGCATCTCAAGAAGGTTATGAGCAAATGCTACACATTACGAAACAGTCGAATGAAATCAATGATAAAACGATAGAAATGTCCCATAAGGTAGAGGCATTAAATACGTCATCCAACGAAATTTATGCGGTCATCGAAATCGTAAAGGGCATTGCAGGGCAAACGAATCTGCTGGCATTAAACTCAGCGATTGAGGCAGCGCGCGCGGGTGAGCATGGTAAGGGCTTTGCGGTTGTTGCCGATGAGGTGCGGAAACTAGCAGATCAAACGAAAACATCGGTCGAACAAATTGCTGGTTTAATTTCGGATTCAGGCAATGTCACAAACGAAGTAATCGAAGCGATTCATCACATTCAGCTGCTTGTACAAAATGGAATTTCACAAAATGAACAATCGCTCGTAGCTTTTGAAAAAATTTCATCAGCCGTCGATTCAACGATTGAGGATTTTAGTCATGTGGGAAAACAGGTGCGAGAACTAAATGGTGTTGTAGAAACGATTGGCGAATCAACTAAATCACTAGAGCATGCCGCCACGAAATTAGAAGAAACCATTCAGACACTATAA